Genomic window (Leptospira andrefontaineae):
ACCCGCGATATTATTATTATCTCTCAATAACGCTAGAAGAATATGTTCAGTCCCAACATAATTGTGTTTCAGACGTTTGGCTTCTTCCTTAGAGAGTTCGATAATTTTTTGATATCGATCCTGTCCTTGGGCCATGTCCATCAACAATGTGCCGGAGTTCTCCCTGGTCCTGCGCTCTACTTCTTTACGAAGCTCGTTCAGGTTGATGTTCAGGTTATTCAGTATTTTTATCGCGACCGAATCTTCTTCCTTTAACAAACCTAATAAGATATGTTCAGGGCCGATAAATTCGCTACCAAGACGTTTTGCTTCGTCCTGCGCGATCTCGTTGATTACTCGTTTTGCTCTTTTAGTAAATTCCAACATAATTGCACGCCCTTCCTGATGGGTTCTGTAGGTTAGACTGTATTCGCATCCAATTTCCAACTGGGAGCCGGAATCTCCCTTAAAGAATATATCGGACTAGTTAACCAAAAAGGATTACGGGGCAAATGAGGCTTTTGTCCCGTCTTTTCCGCTTATTACCAGTAAGGCTAAATACGAAACCAAATTGAAAAAGGAATTTTTTCTATTTGGGCCGAAATTTTTTCGGAAAAAGACCAATCTACCCTTCAATTCTTCCCGATAGAAGCCCCAATCTGTAGGTAGCCTGAAATCCTTTAACTCTCCCGAGTCCGCAAGTCTTGCCGGAATAGAAACAGAAAGTTTGTCTCCAAAACCGGAGTTGGTAGGACAGGAATTGATGAATCCGATCCCTTTTTGAAAATCAAACTTATCTTCCGCCTCGAATTTCGTTAAAAAATCGGATTTTAGGATAGAGTTTAACTCAAGTAGGGAATCAGTCACATATTCCCAACGAATATGATCCTCGTCTCCCATCACTAATGTCCCTGAATTCCAGGGAATTCTTTGTTTTAATTCTAGGATCGGATGTTTTTTTCCTGAATTTAGATCTTCAGTTTGGGAATCATTCTCTTCTAAAAACGAATTTAGGAATCGGTCCGTTTTTTCAGTACGTTTAGTGTAGGTAGAATGTTTCGGATTTCTAGCAATACGAAACCTATACGTAAACGGCAAACGATGGGAATCTATATAGGACAAGCCTTCTTCCCAATTTGTTTTTTTGAATTTTTCCCAAGCATCAATTGCGGTGAAATGAGAAGGAGGTTCCCAATCGGGCGGGGCTTGGATCGGAATAAACTTAGTATATTCTTCTCCCAAAAACTGGATA
Coding sequences:
- a CDS encoding ATP--guanido phosphotransferase, translated to MDGCIYCGLSLLDWKNRGKIGCAHCIQFLGEEYTKFIPIQAPPDWEPPSHFTAIDAWEKFKKTNWEEGLSYIDSHRLPFTYRFRIARNPKHSTYTKRTEKTDRFLNSFLEENDSQTEDLNSGKKHPILELKQRIPWNSGTLVMGDEDHIRWEYVTDSLLELNSILKSDFLTKFEAEDKFDFQKGIGFINSCPTNSGFGDKLSVSIPARLADSGELKDFRLPTDWGFYREELKGRLVFFRKNFGPNRKNSFFNLVSYLALLVISGKDGTKASFAP